DNA sequence from the Sinorhizobium alkalisoli genome:
AGCCGACCGAGATCGCTGCGAACGAGACTACCCAGGTGCTGCCAGGTGATGTCATCAAGGTCAATGCCCTGGTGGCGATGCAGTGAGCGTGGGGTTGAGGATCTCGAAGGCGAGCCTCATCACCCCGGGGGCGAACAGGCTTTACGCGACTGCAGCCGTCGCCCTTTCGCTCTTCGTCTTTGCCTATTCGACCCGCTTTGGGCAGATTTCGATTCTGCTCTATTACGGTCTCTGGCTTCCGCTCGTCCTCGTCGACTACAAAAAGGTCCTCGGTAATTACGGCAAGTTTCTCTGGATCTTCGCCTTCGCCGTGTTCGCCTGCCTTTCGATGTTCTGGTCGGCAGCGCCGGGTGTCACGCTGCGAACAGGCGTCCAATATCTGAGCCAAATCGTCTGTGCCTTGATCGCCATGCGGGTGATCGACATCCGCACCCTTTCCCGCGGCATGATGGCCGGCGTTGCCATTGTGCTCGTCTATTCACTGCTGTTCGGCATCTATCACTATGATCCGCTCGACGGCACCTATAGTTTCGTCGGCGCCTTCGCCTCGAAGAACCAGTTGGGCTTCTACGCCTCGCTCGGCATCTACTTCGCATTTGCCGCGGTATTCGTCCTGGGGGAAGGGGCCGTGTGGCGGGCGGTCGCCGCGGTCACCGGAGCGATTTCCGCCTATTCACTCTTCGCTTCGCAATCGGCGACCTCGGTCCTCACCACGGCTGCGATCCTCGGGCTTTGCCTTTCCATGCGAGCGATAACGGCGCTGAGGCCAGCCAGCCGCAAAGGCCTGTTCCTGGGAATTGCCGCGTTCGCTGGAGTGGCTGCATTCGCCTTGATCTCCAGCGGCGCCTTCGATCTGGTTCTCGGTGCCTTCGGCAAGGATTCGACGCTGACCGGCCGCACCTACCTATGGCAACAGGGCATCGACGCGGCGAAGACCGCCCCCATATTCGGCATGGGTTATCAGGCCTATTGGGTGCAAGGCTTTGCCGAGGCCGAACGGCTGTGGGAAGAATTTTACATCACCGCCCGCAGCGGCTTCCATTTCCACAACACCTATATCGAGACCGCCGTCGAAACGGGACTGGTCGGGCTCGTGCTCTTGAGTCTCGTACTGTTTGCCGCCGTCGTGGGGCAGTTGAAGCGCGTGCTTTCGGCGAACCGTGACCCGGAAGCCATGGTGCTCTTTGGCGTCGCGGTGCTGCTCCTCATCCGCTCCTTCGTGGAGATCGACATCCTCAACCCGTACCACGTCGGATCCTTCCTCATGTATTTCACGGCGGGCAAACTGACGGTGGCAAGCAAGCGCCCCACCCCGGCCTGGATTTGGCCCGGCGAGGAGGAGCAGCCCGCCTACGGGCGCCGTTGGACGGCCTGAAGGCGGGAGAGGGGGCGCAAACAATGGGGACGATCCGGGCAATCCAGTACTTGCGGGCCCTGGCGGCGCTTGCGGTGGTCGCCTTCCATGCGGCCGAGAAGACCGGCCATCACTTCGTGATCGGTGCGGCAGGGGTCGACGTCTTCTTCGTCATCAGCGGCTTCATCATGTGGGTCATCAGCGCGCGGCGGCCGGTCACGCCGGTCAAATTCCTCGCCGATCGCGCGCGGCGCATCTTGCCGATCTACTGGTTTGCGACGGCGATCATGGTCGCGGGCGGCCTGGTGGGCCTTTTTCCGAACCTGGTCGTCACGGCCGAACACGTCGTTGCGTCCCTGCTTTTCGTTCCCGCGCGCTCGCCGAGCACCGGTGAGATCTGGCCTGTTCTCGTGCAAGGCTGGACGCTGAATTATGAAATGTTCTTCTACGCGGTCTTTGCGGCCTCGCTCGTCCTGCCGCGGTTCTGGCGTTTGCCGGCGGTAGCGGGATTCTTCCTCGTGCTGGTGGTAGCGGGCTTATCCGTCACCAGCGAAAATCCTCTTTTGCTCACCTATACCCGTCCCCTCGTCCTTGAGTTCGTCGCCGGAATGATCATCGGTGCATTTTG
Encoded proteins:
- a CDS encoding O-antigen ligase family protein translates to MRISKASLITPGANRLYATAAVALSLFVFAYSTRFGQISILLYYGLWLPLVLVDYKKVLGNYGKFLWIFAFAVFACLSMFWSAAPGVTLRTGVQYLSQIVCALIAMRVIDIRTLSRGMMAGVAIVLVYSLLFGIYHYDPLDGTYSFVGAFASKNQLGFYASLGIYFAFAAVFVLGEGAVWRAVAAVTGAISAYSLFASQSATSVLTTAAILGLCLSMRAITALRPASRKGLFLGIAAFAGVAAFALISSGAFDLVLGAFGKDSTLTGRTYLWQQGIDAAKTAPIFGMGYQAYWVQGFAEAERLWEEFYITARSGFHFHNTYIETAVETGLVGLVLLSLVLFAAVVGQLKRVLSANRDPEAMVLFGVAVLLLIRSFVEIDILNPYHVGSFLMYFTAGKLTVASKRPTPAWIWPGEEEQPAYGRRWTA
- a CDS encoding acyltransferase family protein, producing the protein MGTIRAIQYLRALAALAVVAFHAAEKTGHHFVIGAAGVDVFFVISGFIMWVISARRPVTPVKFLADRARRILPIYWFATAIMVAGGLVGLFPNLVVTAEHVVASLLFVPARSPSTGEIWPVLVQGWTLNYEMFFYAVFAASLVLPRFWRLPAVAGFFLVLVVAGLSVTSENPLLLTYTRPLVLEFVAGMIIGAFWLEGRVPPVGAGLGLAACSFGGFALIAGLSLPFDERLTGPLSVLLVLGALSLEAHGRVPTVRILKLLGNASYSIYLWHTFAISVVAKAGTLFDLHSKLSMVMATATGTLVGIVGYLLLERPLLQRDRTPPPAPGLAGGTAE